Within Celeribacter marinus, the genomic segment CATCGCCGTTATCGCCCTCGGGGGCGGCACCGCCGGCATCGTTATGCTGATCCAAAAGCTCACACGCGGCGCACTGCCACGTTGGTCCACATCCGCGGCGGCCGGTCTGGCCATGCTCGGCTTTGCGATTTGGAGCGAATACTCGTGGCTTGACCGGACCGCTGCGGCCCTCGGCCCCGACCACGTTGTCGTGACATCGGTAGAGCGCAAACAGATCTGGCGGCCATGGACCTATTTGGTCCCTGTCACCACCCGATTTATCACGGTGGATATGGGCAAGACCCAGATCAAAGACCGCATTGTGGCAACTGACCTATACTTGCTCTCAAGATGGCAAAAGGGGGCGGTTGTGCCCGTTGCCTTTGATTGCCAGTTGGGCAGGCGCGCCGATATATTCGCGGGATTTTCGGATGATCTCGCCGCTGATCTGATCGGCGCGAATTGGATCACACTTGAAGAGAACGACCCGATTTTTACACAGGCGTGCACAGCCCTCAACTAAGGCGCGCGCCGCACACGGAGAGACGACACACATGCGCGGTCCAGACCATATCTTGCTCGTCGAGGATGAGGACAACATAGCAATCGCGGTGGAGCTGTTGCTTGTACGCGCGGGGTATCATGTCACGCGTGTTGCGACCGGATGTCAGGCGTTGCCCAATTTGCGCGCTTTGATCCCCGCGCTTGTCATTTTGGATGTGACCTTGCCCGAAATGTCGGGCTACGAGATCTGCCAACAGCTGCGCCGCGATCCTGATTTGGGTCGAACGCCTGTCTTGATCATGTCGGCCCGCACCTCTCCTGCGGAACAGCGAAAAGCAATGGCCATGGGCGCAGACGCCTTTTTGGCGAAACCTTTTGCGGCCACTGACCTCATCACCGCCGTGCACCACCTCTCGAAAGGGACACCCCATGAACATTGAACACTGGTCCCTGCGTCTGCGCGTCTTTCTCTTTTTCGCATTCCTTGCGGCGGCGGGCATTGGCGCAGTGTGCGCAGGCCTGTATTTTGGCTTTCACCGCCTCGCCATCCCCCAAGCCCTCAATGGATTTGTCTTTGCTGGCGCGATCTCTAGCTTTGCCATCCTTGGCGTAACTGTGTGGATCTGGCTCATGTTTGATGAAAACGTGGCCAAACCGATCCAACGGCTTTCAGGGGGCATGTTGGCACGCGCCCATGCGAACGTGGAGGATGAACTAGACGCAAGTACAGCTCGCTACCTTGGGGATCTTGCACCCGCCGCTCGCGCCGTGACCCAAAACCTGTCAGCCACACGCAACCAGTTGGCCGAAACCGTGGCCCAAGAGACAACACGTCTGGTTGAGGAAAAGGAAAAACTGTCTGCCCTATGCGCAGATATCCCGCTTGGCGTAGCCCTCGTATCGGGCGCGCACAAGCTGGCATTCTACAATGGCGCTGCCGCTGAATTGCTCGGAGCCGACCACGCCCCGGGCTTGGATCATTCGGTGTTCGACTACCTGAGAGACGCTCCCATCCTCTCCGCCTACCGCCGCCTGTGCGCCGGCGAAGGCGGTGACGGCCACGTGATCGCCCTCACAATTGCGACCCGCCATGGCGCACATACTGTGTCCGCACGTTTGCGTCTCACCCACGCCCCGAGCGAGGGAGACGCCACGCCGCCCTATGTGCTCACCCTTGATGACGTCACCGACGATTTGGCCACACATGTGACACGAGAGGCGTTGTTGCGCCGCGTGGTCAATCGGCTCCGCCCGTCTGTCGCCATGCTCAAAACCGCGCTCGACGCGCGCGCATCGGATGACACCTTGCGCCATGACGCGCGTCTGGACGGCGCGATGATGTCAGAGCTGAACACGCTCATTGCCGAGTTCCACGATATTGACGCCACCTACGAGAACGCCAAAAGCGATTGGTGGCCGATGGGCACCGTACGGGGTGCTGACCTGTGCGATGCTCTCACCGCGCGCCTTGAGGATGATGGGATCGCGCTATCCGCAGACGTGCCCGATCCCCTTGATCTCACGCTCGACGCGGTACAGATTATTTCCCTCATCGACCATATCGCGCAACACCTCACTCGTGATGGGGCAAAGGCGCTCTCACTCCTGATCACGCCAGAGGACACCGGCGCTATGATTGCGTTAGGATGGTCGGGTGAGCCGCTTGCTGTGGATCGTCTGGATGGCTGGATGCGCAGCGAGATCGATGTCGGATTGGCCAACATGACGGGGCGCGCGATCCTTGACCTACACGCGACCGAGCTGTGGCCGGAACAGGGGCGTGGCTCACGAGCAGTACTCAAACTGCCGATCCGCGACGCGCATCGTCGCCATATGACCGCACAGGGTCGCCGCACAGTGGCCTATGATTTCGACCTCCTCGCCAAAACACCGCCCAAGGACGTGATGGACGCGCCACTATCCGATCTGACCTATGTTGTGTTCGACACCGAAACCACGGGCCTCTTGCCGTCTCAAGGTGATGAGATATGCCAAATTGCCGCCCTGCGTGTCGTCAACAATAAGATCATTCATGGCGAGGCCCTTGATCGCTTGGTCAACCCCGGTCGCGACATCCCCGCCGCGTCTACCGCCGTGCATCATATCACCAACGCAATGGTCAAAGATGCCCCCGCAATTGGTGTCGTCGGCAAGCAACTCCATTCCTTTTCGCGCGGTGCAGTTCTGGTCGCTCACAACGCACCATTTGATCTAGAATTCCTGCGCCGTCACGAGGCCGACATCGGCGCAAAATTCACCAATCCCGTTCTTGATACCGTGCTGCTGTCCGCGGTGGTCTTTGGCCAAAGTCAGGATCATACACTTGACGCCATTTGCGATCGTCTGGGCGTGCGCATAGCGCCCGAAGCGCGCCACACTGCCATGGGAGACACCGTTGCCACCGCAGATGTGTTCATCAAAATGGTGCGCATGGCGCAAGAAAGAGGGATCAATACCTTTGGCGAGATGCTTGTCCAGATGCGCAAACACAAACGCCTGCTCCAAGATGCCAATGACCACTTGTAACGCTGCCTACACCAGAGAGCGTATTGACCCCACTGCGCCGCGATGATCGTAAAACGGCACATGCGCGGGGGGAAGCGGCGCGCGTAGCACCGCCTCAACCTCGCGTAGCGCAATCCGTGTCACGGACGGCATATCAAACGTCCGCGCGGCCTCAAGTGTCACCCATTGCAAATGGGATAGCTCATCCTCGGCCCGACTAAAATCGTCCATATCGCTCGAAATAAGGGACGCATCAGCGAGGAAAAACCGCGCATCAAACCGGCGGGGGCGATTGGGTGGCGTGATGGCGCGAAACACAAACGAAAGCCCTGTGACATCCTCAATCACCAAACCGGTCTCTTCGCGCAACTCACGCAGTGTCGCCACAGGAAGGGCATGCGCCAACGCAGGATCAACCTCACGCGCCAATCGCGCCTGACACACCGCAGACATAGCACCGTGCAAAGGCGTGTCAAAATCAGCAGCATCCACCGCCCCACCGGGGAACACAAATTTTCCGGGCATAAACACGGCACCATGACCGCGTTGCCCAAGAAGGACGCGCGGCGCATCCAGCCCGCTTTTGCGGATCACAATCACGGTTGCTGCGTCTTTGATAGGAAGCTCACTCATACGGGCAAGCCTACCGCGCTCTTACGGTTCGCGAAAGGCCTCACGCGATTTGTAGAGCGGTTTAAGAAGATATTGCAAAAACGTCTTTGAGCCTGTGTGCAATTCCACCTGTGCACGCATACCGGGGCGGATTTCGATGTTCTTTTGACGGTCTGTCAGCCCGCCCAAATCAACGGTTGCCGTCACACGGTAATAGGGTTCGGCCTTTGGATCGCGCTCGTCCTTGAACGTGTCGGCCGACACAACTTTGACCGTGCCTTTGAGCGCACCGTAAATCGTATAATCATAAGCCGACAGTTTGATCGTCGCGGCCTGACCCGGCTCGACATGCGCGATATCTTCGGGGCGAACTCTGGCCTCAATAAACAACTCTTCGTCAATCGGGATGATCTGGACCAAGTCCTCACCGGGGCGAATAACGCCGCCAATGGTCGTCACGGTCAACTCGTTGATGATCCCGCGCATGGGAGATGTAATCACCGTGCGGCCCAACTGATCTTGCGCCAATGTCAGCGCCTGTTTGACAGAGGCTATTTCGCGCAACGTATCGGAATATTCCTCAGCCCGTTTCAACTCGGCTTGGCTCACCGTCTCGTTGTATTTCGCCTGTGCATCCGAATGCGCCTTGCGCGCTCGGGTCACTTCGATCAATGCCACAACGTTTTTGGTGAGCATATCCTCCATCAAGGAACGCTCGGCCTCGGCCTGTGTCAACACCGCTAATGCGCCATCTTTGCGTGCCAGATAGTCGGCAGTGCGCGCATTCAAAAGAGCGCGCTCAGAGGCCAAAACCCGCTCGACCCGTCCCGCCAAATCATCCGGAACTACGAATGCATCAGCGCCCTCTAGCTCTGCCTCAAGGCGCAACTGGCGCACACTTAGCGCATCCAACTGCTCTTGGAGATCATCGGTCGAGGTGCGAAATTCGGTTCCTTGCAGACGGGCCAATATCTGCCCCTGCTCAACCGTTTGCCCCTCACGCACAAGCATCTCCGACAAAATGCCGCCCTCAAGGTTTTGCACGATCTGCGAGCGCGACGATGAAATCATTTCACCATCAGATCGGACAATCTCATCGACTGTCGCAATCGAGGCCCAAAGGATAAATACCAACACAACCAAGCCCGCGATGCGGATCACCCAACCCGGCTTGTCGAGATCTTTTTCAAGGACGTTATCAAGCGTAACCATCAGCTTGCGCCCCCTTGGGCCTTGGCAAGATGCGCCGTGACCTGATCGCGCGGGCCATCGACGATCATACGACCGTCTTTAAAGACCATCACGCGGTCCGTCAGCTCAACAATCGGCATCCGGTGGGTCGCGATCACCGCAGTGCGTTGATCCAGCCATGTGGACACCCGCTTGATCAACTTGGTCTCAAGCGCTTGATCAAGAGCCGCAGTCGGCTCATCAAGCAGGCATACACTGGGATCTTGAAGCCATAAACGCGCCCAACCTATTGACTGGCGCTGTCCGACCGAAAGCCCCTCGCCTCCGTCGCGAATTTCGAGATCAAGACCACGATGATGGCTACGCACAAACGCGCCAAGCCCCGCGAAATCGAGCGCGCAATACAACCGGTCATCGCCGTGCGGCAATCCGCCAAGCGATAGGTTGTCGCGCAGTGTCCCCGCGAACAAACGCACATCCTGACCCAGATATCCGACATTGCGCCGAACATCCCGCGCATCAATCTGGTTCATCTCCGCGCCATCCAGCATCACACGACCTTGGCTTGGCGAATACAACCCCGCAAGCACCTTGAGAAAGGTCGATTTGCCCGACCCGTTGGCCCCAAGCAGAGCAATCTTTTGACCCGCCTTTACATCAAGTCCGGGAATATCAAGGCTAGGCGCGCCGTCCGCCTCATATCGAAACTGAACCTCGCGCAATGCAAAGTCGCCCGCGATATGCTCGCGGCGCAAATAGCTCCGTGTCGGGTCGCTCTCTTGTGGCGCATCCGCAATCGCATCCAAACCGTTTAGCGCCGTTTTGACATTGCTCCACCGTGCTAGCGTGCCTGACAATTGTGCCAAGGGCGCAAGAGTCCGCGAGGTCAAAATGCCCGTGGCAATGATCGTCCCGACGGTAAACTCGCCCGCAAAGACCAGATATGTTCCCGCCACAACGGCCGCCACATAGGTCAATTGTTGAACCGCTTGCGCCCAGAACGTCAACAGGCCTGCCAGCTTGCGTTGCTCCGATGATTTCACCGATGACAACAGGTTCAACTCGTCCCAAACCCGTTTGATCCG encodes:
- a CDS encoding response regulator transcription factor, which produces MRGPDHILLVEDEDNIAIAVELLLVRAGYHVTRVATGCQALPNLRALIPALVILDVTLPEMSGYEICQQLRRDPDLGRTPVLIMSARTSPAEQRKAMAMGADAFLAKPFAATDLITAVHHLSKGTPHEH
- a CDS encoding 3'-5' exonuclease, translating into MNIEHWSLRLRVFLFFAFLAAAGIGAVCAGLYFGFHRLAIPQALNGFVFAGAISSFAILGVTVWIWLMFDENVAKPIQRLSGGMLARAHANVEDELDASTARYLGDLAPAARAVTQNLSATRNQLAETVAQETTRLVEEKEKLSALCADIPLGVALVSGAHKLAFYNGAAAELLGADHAPGLDHSVFDYLRDAPILSAYRRLCAGEGGDGHVIALTIATRHGAHTVSARLRLTHAPSEGDATPPYVLTLDDVTDDLATHVTREALLRRVVNRLRPSVAMLKTALDARASDDTLRHDARLDGAMMSELNTLIAEFHDIDATYENAKSDWWPMGTVRGADLCDALTARLEDDGIALSADVPDPLDLTLDAVQIISLIDHIAQHLTRDGAKALSLLITPEDTGAMIALGWSGEPLAVDRLDGWMRSEIDVGLANMTGRAILDLHATELWPEQGRGSRAVLKLPIRDAHRRHMTAQGRRTVAYDFDLLAKTPPKDVMDAPLSDLTYVVFDTETTGLLPSQGDEICQIAALRVVNNKIIHGEALDRLVNPGRDIPAASTAVHHITNAMVKDAPAIGVVGKQLHSFSRGAVLVAHNAPFDLEFLRRHEADIGAKFTNPVLDTVLLSAVVFGQSQDHTLDAICDRLGVRIAPEARHTAMGDTVATADVFIKMVRMAQERGINTFGEMLVQMRKHKRLLQDANDHL
- a CDS encoding NUDIX hydrolase, whose product is MSELPIKDAATVIVIRKSGLDAPRVLLGQRGHGAVFMPGKFVFPGGAVDAADFDTPLHGAMSAVCQARLAREVDPALAHALPVATLRELREETGLVIEDVTGLSFVFRAITPPNRPRRFDARFFLADASLISSDMDDFSRAEDELSHLQWVTLEAARTFDMPSVTRIALREVEAVLRAPLPPAHVPFYDHRGAVGSIRSLV
- a CDS encoding HlyD family type I secretion periplasmic adaptor subunit, translating into MVTLDNVLEKDLDKPGWVIRIAGLVVLVFILWASIATVDEIVRSDGEMISSSRSQIVQNLEGGILSEMLVREGQTVEQGQILARLQGTEFRTSTDDLQEQLDALSVRQLRLEAELEGADAFVVPDDLAGRVERVLASERALLNARTADYLARKDGALAVLTQAEAERSLMEDMLTKNVVALIEVTRARKAHSDAQAKYNETVSQAELKRAEEYSDTLREIASVKQALTLAQDQLGRTVITSPMRGIINELTVTTIGGVIRPGEDLVQIIPIDEELFIEARVRPEDIAHVEPGQAATIKLSAYDYTIYGALKGTVKVVSADTFKDERDPKAEPYYRVTATVDLGGLTDRQKNIEIRPGMRAQVELHTGSKTFLQYLLKPLYKSREAFREP